One part of the Novipirellula galeiformis genome encodes these proteins:
- a CDS encoding IS110 family transposase, which produces MKILALDLGKFNSVACFFNSKTRKSKFLTTPTNRETIASIFKDAKADLIVMEACGPSGWINDLAQSHGLKTLVCSTNEEAWRWANVKRRTDRDDAFKLARMAAMGELKAVHTPSHKHREFRSLVKYRKTLDQRINKTKNTIRAWFVNQGITVDAGDKAWHTGRNHINSFRKPLAECDHDELWRGELDIELTIL; this is translated from the coding sequence ATGAAGATTCTCGCATTGGACCTCGGCAAATTCAACTCCGTTGCCTGCTTCTTCAACTCCAAAACCAGAAAATCCAAGTTCCTCACCACGCCCACCAACCGGGAAACCATCGCCAGTATCTTCAAGGATGCGAAAGCTGACCTCATCGTCATGGAAGCTTGTGGCCCTTCGGGCTGGATCAATGACTTGGCTCAAAGTCACGGACTGAAAACACTCGTCTGTAGCACCAACGAGGAAGCTTGGCGGTGGGCCAACGTCAAACGCAGAACCGATCGTGACGACGCCTTCAAACTCGCTCGCATGGCTGCCATGGGAGAACTCAAAGCCGTCCACACTCCGTCGCATAAACACCGGGAATTCCGCTCTCTCGTCAAATATCGCAAGACACTTGACCAACGGATTAACAAAACCAAAAACACCATCCGCGCCTGGTTCGTTAACCAAGGCATCACAGTCGACGCTGGCGACAAAGCCTGGCACACCGGACGTAATCACATCAACTCGTTTCGTAAACCGCTGGCCGAGTGCGACCACGATGAACTCTGGAGAGGAGAGCTCGACATCGAACTGACCATCCTCGA